From a single Limisphaera ngatamarikiensis genomic region:
- a CDS encoding endonuclease/exonuclease/phosphatase family protein, whose amino-acid sequence MRQRAHVSGWGGSWWIHLLAGWVLWAATAEAEPVRFRVATYNVANYILTEGTGRPVKSEESRAQVCRAIELIRPDVLALQEMGGLQAVEDLRRRLADRGLEYPWWEIVPGWDTNIQVALLSRFPVVARRPHTNESYLLNGRRLHVSRGILEVDLQVTEGYRFTMFVVHLKSRRSVGVADEADMRLEEARILRSKIEERLSSNPSLNLLVAGDMNDVKNSRPIRTILGTGRFRLTDTRPAERNGDSVGAVRPRSDPPRIVWTHFYEVEDSYSRVDYILLSPGMASEWLPEETYVLAFPDWGLASDHRPVVATFVAEDR is encoded by the coding sequence ATGAGACAGCGTGCGCACGTTTCGGGCTGGGGCGGAAGTTGGTGGATCCACCTGCTTGCGGGGTGGGTCTTGTGGGCGGCGACGGCAGAGGCGGAACCGGTCCGGTTTCGCGTCGCCACCTACAACGTGGCCAATTACATCCTGACGGAAGGGACCGGTCGCCCGGTGAAATCGGAGGAGTCCAGGGCTCAGGTCTGTCGGGCGATTGAACTGATCCGGCCGGATGTCCTGGCGCTGCAGGAAATGGGAGGCTTGCAGGCCGTGGAGGATCTGCGGCGTCGGCTGGCGGACCGGGGGTTGGAGTATCCCTGGTGGGAGATCGTGCCCGGTTGGGATACGAACATTCAGGTGGCCCTTCTGAGTCGTTTTCCCGTGGTGGCGCGGCGTCCCCATACCAACGAATCGTACCTGCTGAACGGTCGGCGGTTGCATGTGAGCCGTGGCATCCTGGAGGTGGACCTTCAGGTGACCGAGGGGTACCGGTTCACGATGTTTGTGGTTCACTTGAAGTCGCGTCGGTCGGTGGGCGTTGCGGACGAGGCTGACATGAGGCTCGAGGAGGCGCGAATCCTGAGGTCGAAGATCGAAGAACGGCTGTCAAGCAATCCGAGCCTGAACCTCCTGGTGGCCGGTGATATGAACGACGTGAAGAACTCGCGTCCCATTCGGACGATCCTGGGTACCGGCCGATTTCGTCTCACTGACACCCGGCCGGCCGAACGCAACGGCGACAGCGTGGGGGCGGTTCGGCCCAGGAGCGATCCGCCGCGCATCGTTTGGACGCACTTTTACGAGGTGGAGGATTCCTATTCGCGGGTGGATTACATCCTGTTGAGTCCGGGCATGGCCTCTGAGTGGTTGCCGGAGGAAACGTACGTGTTGGCCTTCCCCGACTGGGGACTTGCCTCCGATCACCGACCCGTGGTGGCCACGTTCGTCGCTGAAGACCGGTGA